From a region of the Candidatus Schekmanbacteria bacterium genome:
- a CDS encoding translation elongation factor-like protein, whose translation MKEEEIGVVDNYFNKVGVAAIKITSGTLSIGDKIRFLGNTTDFEQTVESMQIEHQPVEKVSAGDMVGIKTTDRVRKLDKVLKISE comes from the coding sequence ATGAAAGAAGAAGAAATTGGTGTTGTGGATAATTATTTTAATAAAGTTGGTGTAGCGGCAATAAAAATTACATCAGGGACATTATCCATAGGAGACAAAATCAGGTTTTTGGGAAACACAACCGATTTTGAACAAACAGTAGAATCTATGCAGATTGAGCATCAACCTGTTGAGAAGGTTTCAGCAGGTGATATGGTTGGTATAAAGACAACGGATAGGGTGAGAAAACTTGACAAAGTTTTAAAGATATCAGAGTAA